A stretch of Microscilla marina ATCC 23134 DNA encodes these proteins:
- a CDS encoding ABC transporter permease — translation MKNTPLPPKKVIKNQVPSWQVYCEEVWHYRSLLRTLTFRDLKVRYAQTSLGLLWVFIQPLVTLLIFTLVFNIAIKIDTQGVPYPIFAFSGLYAWHYFSVVVNQGGVAILNAHSLVTKIYFPRIILPLSKALVAAVDLLVNVLLMAGVMLCYAYTPHKNLVYFPLWLIALLVASLGCAIGLSALSVRFRDFQPISRFGLQVGFYLTPIAYPPTLIPAQYHLLYYSNPMAGITEGFRWMIVGGKLSPYIGMSLGVAVGIFILSGWYFRKTERLLADIV, via the coding sequence ATGAAAAACACCCCCTTACCTCCTAAAAAAGTCATCAAAAACCAAGTTCCATCATGGCAGGTTTATTGCGAAGAAGTCTGGCATTATCGCAGTTTATTGCGTACACTTACCTTTAGAGACCTGAAGGTACGCTATGCTCAAACCTCGTTGGGGTTGCTATGGGTTTTTATTCAGCCATTGGTAACACTACTTATATTCACTTTGGTGTTTAACATAGCGATCAAAATAGATACACAAGGGGTTCCTTACCCCATATTTGCTTTCTCTGGTCTATATGCATGGCATTATTTCTCTGTAGTAGTCAATCAAGGAGGTGTAGCTATTTTAAATGCCCATAGTTTGGTTACAAAGATTTACTTTCCCCGTATTATTCTCCCTTTATCAAAAGCCTTGGTAGCTGCAGTAGATCTCCTGGTCAATGTATTATTAATGGCTGGAGTAATGCTGTGTTATGCATATACGCCTCACAAAAATCTGGTATATTTTCCGCTTTGGCTTATTGCTCTGTTAGTGGCATCTTTAGGGTGTGCTATTGGGTTAAGTGCTTTATCGGTAAGGTTTCGTGACTTTCAACCCATCTCAAGGTTTGGTTTACAAGTGGGGTTTTACCTTACGCCTATCGCCTACCCTCCTACACTTATTCCTGCACAGTACCACCTTTTATATTATAGCAATCCAATGGCAGGCATCACAGAAGGGTTTCGTTGGATGATCGTTGGTGGCAAACTATCGCCTTATATAGGTATGTCGTTGGGAGTAGCTGTAGGTATATTTATATTGAGCGGATGGTACTTTCGCAAAACAGAACGGTTGTTGGCTGATATTGTTTGA